The following proteins come from a genomic window of Sphaerisporangium rubeum:
- a CDS encoding sulfite exporter TauE/SafE family protein — protein sequence MGPWEVVAALVAGVAAGGINAVVGSGSLITFPTLLALGYPPIVANVSNNVGLVAGGVSGVIGYREELKGQRDRLLRLGSASVAGALAGGLLLLVLPAKAFQVIVPVLIAIACVMVVLQPKMNAWVAGRRETAHPHGGIWLWLGVLAAGVYGGYFGAAQGVVLIGLLGIFLDEHLQRVNAAKNMLSLLVNASAAILFAFIAPVDWQAVLVISLGSTLGGFLGARVGRRLSPRLLRAVIVVVGVVAIVKLVYG from the coding sequence TTGGGGCCTTGGGAAGTGGTCGCGGCCCTGGTGGCGGGGGTCGCGGCGGGGGGGATCAACGCCGTGGTCGGGTCGGGATCACTGATCACGTTCCCGACCCTGCTCGCGCTGGGGTACCCGCCGATCGTCGCCAACGTCTCCAACAACGTCGGCCTGGTCGCCGGCGGCGTGTCCGGGGTCATCGGGTACCGCGAGGAACTGAAGGGGCAACGTGACCGCCTGCTGCGCCTCGGCTCGGCGTCGGTGGCCGGTGCGCTGGCGGGTGGCCTGCTGCTCCTCGTCCTGCCGGCCAAGGCGTTCCAGGTGATCGTGCCGGTCCTGATCGCGATCGCGTGCGTCATGGTGGTCCTGCAGCCGAAGATGAACGCCTGGGTGGCCGGCCGCCGCGAGACGGCGCACCCGCACGGCGGGATCTGGCTGTGGCTCGGGGTCCTCGCCGCCGGCGTGTACGGCGGCTACTTCGGCGCGGCGCAGGGAGTGGTCCTCATCGGGCTGCTCGGCATCTTCCTCGACGAGCACCTCCAGCGCGTCAACGCCGCGAAGAACATGCTGTCCCTGCTGGTCAACGCCTCGGCCGCCATCCTGTTCGCCTTCATCGCGCCGGTCGACTGGCAGGCCGTCCTGGTGATCTCGCTGGGCTCGACGCTGGGGGGATTCCTCGGCGCACGCGTCGGCCGCCGGCTGTCCCCCCGCCTCCTGCGTGCCGTCATCGTGGTCGTCGGTGTGGTGGCGATTGTCAAACTGGTGTACGGATAA
- a CDS encoding WD40 repeat domain-containing protein, with protein sequence MRETEIQAAITGALLGTLTEDSWVAADPYLLRHLAAHAAAGELLGELAGDAGFMVHAEPARLLDVLGTVSAGAHPLARVYWRAANHLRDAGVVERADILRTVAVQDEPEAVGGLPMPDERPLGVRWAKVARSDFHRTLIGHKGPVNALAFTALPDGTPLLASGGDDHVVRLWDPVGGAPHTVLARHTGPVNALAALELGDGLRLLASGGADRLVHLWDPATATHVGCLEGHAGEVRALAAVPLPDGDVLLAAGDGDGVVCLWEPSTGWLRTTFKGHFSPVRALDFTVLPDGTPLLAVAGNTVCLWDIGSGHGTVLRDHLRAVNAVAFVASPDGAVRLASADTERVILRNAITTEYDTELPHENSWLRALTFTTLSDGTPMMAGVIWNSHIRVWDPEIKKPRATFAKHTARAKALAFGGLPGGATVLASAGADHTIRLWDPVMPHGRSAHQGIATGVNAIASTTLPGGPVVVAGAGEDGTVRVWEAATGRLRTTLSSHNGRLTALAFIERPDGAVLLAGVGFDNTLLIWDVWSGDRVATMTAKWGSPRKPALMSLPDDTVVAVAGPYPRQDTRKNPGTADGAEPWNPRARTGHLTRDDVRTVTFLEADHGALVLASEGIYRTLALWDRITAGLGRHLTGVTDSVVVVTGLDLLVSAGKDSAVRLWDLLHPERRAVLTGHTGWVTALACASLPGGKVVLASGGYDGTVRLWDPVTARASHVMPVGAVVHALTFAGPMLVAGTARGVVVFDVDARRL encoded by the coding sequence ATGCGGGAGACGGAGATCCAGGCGGCCATCACCGGTGCGCTGCTCGGCACGCTGACCGAGGACTCGTGGGTGGCGGCCGATCCTTACCTGCTCCGGCATCTGGCGGCGCATGCGGCGGCCGGGGAACTACTCGGAGAGCTGGCCGGGGACGCCGGGTTCATGGTGCACGCCGAGCCCGCGCGGTTGCTCGACGTGCTGGGGACGGTCAGTGCCGGGGCTCACCCGCTGGCGCGGGTGTACTGGCGGGCCGCGAACCATCTGCGGGACGCGGGGGTCGTCGAGCGGGCCGACATCCTGCGCACGGTCGCGGTGCAGGACGAGCCGGAGGCGGTCGGCGGGCTGCCGATGCCTGATGAGAGGCCTCTCGGCGTCCGGTGGGCCAAGGTGGCCCGTTCCGACTTCCACCGGACACTCATCGGGCACAAGGGGCCGGTCAACGCGCTGGCCTTCACGGCGCTGCCGGACGGGACGCCGTTGCTGGCGAGCGGTGGGGACGACCATGTCGTGCGGTTGTGGGATCCGGTCGGCGGAGCGCCGCACACCGTCCTCGCGCGGCACACAGGGCCGGTGAACGCCTTGGCGGCGCTGGAACTCGGCGACGGGCTGCGGCTCCTGGCCAGCGGAGGCGCGGACCGGCTGGTCCATCTGTGGGACCCGGCGACCGCCACACACGTCGGCTGCCTCGAAGGTCATGCCGGTGAGGTGCGCGCGCTGGCCGCCGTACCGCTGCCGGACGGCGACGTGCTGCTGGCGGCGGGGGACGGTGACGGGGTGGTCTGCCTGTGGGAGCCCTCGACGGGGTGGCTCCGCACCACGTTCAAAGGTCACTTCAGCCCGGTCCGCGCGCTGGACTTCACGGTGTTACCGGACGGCACGCCTCTGCTGGCCGTGGCGGGGAACACCGTGTGCCTGTGGGACATCGGGTCCGGTCACGGCACAGTCCTGAGAGATCACCTGCGCGCGGTGAACGCCGTGGCTTTCGTCGCATCGCCTGACGGGGCCGTCCGGCTGGCCAGCGCCGACACCGAGCGCGTCATCCTGCGGAACGCGATCACCACGGAGTACGACACAGAGTTGCCGCACGAGAACAGCTGGCTGCGTGCGCTGACGTTCACCACCCTGTCCGACGGCACCCCGATGATGGCCGGTGTCATCTGGAACAGTCACATCCGGGTGTGGGACCCGGAGATCAAGAAGCCGCGCGCGACCTTCGCCAAGCACACCGCTCGCGCGAAGGCCCTTGCCTTCGGCGGGCTGCCCGGCGGAGCCACAGTGCTGGCCAGCGCGGGTGCGGACCACACGATACGCCTGTGGGACCCGGTCATGCCGCACGGCCGCTCAGCCCATCAGGGGATCGCCACCGGCGTGAACGCGATCGCTTCCACCACCTTGCCCGGCGGCCCTGTGGTGGTGGCCGGCGCCGGCGAGGACGGAACCGTGCGGGTGTGGGAGGCGGCCACCGGCAGGCTGCGGACCACTCTGAGCAGCCACAACGGCAGGCTTACCGCGTTGGCCTTCATCGAACGTCCGGACGGCGCCGTACTGCTGGCCGGCGTCGGTTTCGACAACACCCTGCTCATCTGGGACGTGTGGTCAGGGGACCGTGTGGCCACCATGACCGCCAAGTGGGGGTCGCCACGGAAACCGGCACTGATGTCCCTGCCCGACGACACCGTGGTCGCGGTCGCCGGTCCCTACCCTCGGCAGGACACGCGGAAGAACCCCGGCACCGCGGACGGCGCTGAGCCTTGGAACCCGCGTGCGAGGACCGGTCACCTCACCCGGGACGATGTGCGCACGGTCACCTTTCTCGAGGCCGACCATGGCGCTCTCGTCCTCGCGAGCGAAGGGATCTACCGCACCCTGGCGCTGTGGGACCGTATCACCGCCGGACTCGGCCGCCATCTGACCGGTGTCACCGACTCGGTCGTCGTCGTCACCGGTCTCGACCTGCTGGTCAGCGCGGGCAAGGACTCGGCCGTACGGCTGTGGGACCTGCTCCACCCCGAACGGCGCGCCGTACTCACCGGACACACCGGCTGGGTGACGGCGCTGGCGTGTGCCTCGCTACCGGGAGGCAAGGTGGTGCTGGCCAGCGGAGGGTACGACGGCACCGTGCGGCTCTGGGATCCGGTGACCGCGCGAGCGTCGCACGTCATGCCGGTCGGTGCGGTCGTCCACGCGCTCACGTTCGCCGGGCCGATGCTGGTGGCCGGGACGGCGCGAGGGGTCGTCGTGTTCGATGTGGACGCGCGCCGGCTCTAG
- a CDS encoding molybdopterin-dependent oxidoreductase: MRTAHRTCPLCEAVCGLTITLDDGGRVTGVRGDDADPFSKGFVCPKGASLGRLDEDPDRLDVPMVRRDGTWHEVSWAEAFAAVERGLAAVPGPSRAVYLGNPNAHTMAGSLYGPALVRSLGTRQVFSASTADQMPKHVSAGLMFGDPLAIPVPDLDRTDFLLMLGANPLESNGSLCTAPDFPGRLKALRARGGRLVVVDPRRTRTAKLADEHLFARPGTDAHLLMGMVHTLFAEKLTDVRVPVSGLDELADAAAAFTPEACAAVCRVPAERIAGLARELAAAPAGAVYGRIGTCTVEFGTLAQWLVDVLNVLTGNLDRPGGAMFPCPAVGRPRRRRPYTTGRWHSRVRGLPEANGELPVATLADEIETPGEGQIRALITVAGNPVLSAPGGARLDEALNRLDLMVSVDPYLNETTRHAHVILPPPRVLQSGHYDFALLGFAVRDYARYSPPVLPLPDGRPSEAEILARLAMIASGQGAGADPGLVDELILDQTLRAAVETPGSPVEGRDPAALRAALDGATGAELRLDAMLRLGPYGAWGGRLPYGGDALSLATLRAHPHGLDLGPLRPRLAEVLRTASGTVELAPGPILADVARLREALTREASPFVLIGRRHLRSNNSWMHNVAPLVGGSNRCTLQIHPDDAAELGLAGTAVVRSATGELTVAVEPTDTIMRGVVSLPHGWGHAGTTQAVAAGHAGVSANVLTDASRVDPLSGNAVFNGVPVTLTPA, from the coding sequence ATGCGCACCGCTCACCGGACCTGCCCGCTGTGCGAGGCCGTCTGCGGCCTGACGATCACGCTGGACGACGGCGGCCGGGTGACGGGGGTGCGCGGCGACGACGCCGACCCGTTCAGCAAGGGCTTCGTCTGCCCCAAAGGCGCGAGCCTCGGCCGCCTGGACGAGGACCCCGACCGCCTGGACGTCCCCATGGTGCGCAGGGACGGCACGTGGCACGAGGTGAGCTGGGCCGAGGCGTTCGCGGCCGTGGAGCGTGGCCTCGCCGCCGTACCCGGGCCGTCGCGCGCCGTGTACCTCGGGAACCCGAACGCGCACACCATGGCGGGTTCGCTGTACGGCCCGGCGCTGGTCAGGTCGCTCGGCACGCGTCAGGTGTTCTCGGCGAGCACGGCCGACCAGATGCCGAAACACGTGTCGGCGGGGCTGATGTTCGGCGACCCGCTGGCCATCCCGGTCCCCGACCTGGACCGCACCGACTTCCTGCTGATGCTCGGCGCCAACCCCCTGGAGTCCAACGGGTCGCTGTGCACCGCGCCTGACTTCCCCGGCCGGCTCAAGGCGCTGCGTGCGCGCGGCGGCCGCCTGGTCGTGGTGGACCCGCGGCGCACCCGCACGGCGAAACTCGCCGACGAGCACCTGTTCGCACGGCCGGGGACCGACGCGCACCTGCTGATGGGCATGGTGCACACCTTGTTCGCCGAGAAGCTGACGGACGTGCGCGTGCCGGTGAGCGGCCTCGACGAGCTGGCGGACGCGGCGGCGGCCTTCACCCCCGAGGCCTGCGCGGCGGTGTGCAGGGTCCCCGCGGAGCGGATCGCGGGGCTGGCGCGTGAGCTGGCCGCCGCGCCGGCCGGCGCGGTGTACGGCAGGATCGGCACGTGCACCGTGGAGTTCGGCACGCTCGCGCAGTGGCTGGTGGACGTGCTCAACGTGCTCACCGGCAACCTCGACCGGCCAGGCGGCGCGATGTTCCCCTGCCCCGCCGTCGGCAGGCCGCGGCGGCGCAGGCCGTACACCACCGGACGCTGGCACAGCAGGGTGCGCGGTCTTCCCGAGGCGAACGGCGAACTGCCGGTGGCGACGCTGGCCGACGAGATCGAGACGCCGGGTGAGGGACAGATCAGGGCCCTGATCACAGTGGCGGGGAACCCGGTGCTGTCGGCGCCGGGAGGCGCGCGGCTGGACGAGGCCCTGAACCGGCTCGACCTCATGGTGAGCGTCGACCCGTACCTGAACGAGACCACGCGGCACGCGCACGTGATCCTGCCGCCGCCGCGGGTGCTCCAGTCGGGTCACTACGACTTCGCGCTGCTCGGTTTCGCGGTCCGCGACTACGCGCGGTACTCGCCGCCGGTGCTGCCGCTGCCGGACGGACGGCCGTCGGAGGCGGAGATCCTGGCCAGGCTCGCGATGATCGCGTCCGGACAGGGGGCCGGGGCCGACCCCGGCCTGGTGGACGAGCTGATCCTGGACCAGACGCTGCGCGCCGCCGTGGAGACGCCTGGCTCGCCGGTGGAGGGACGCGACCCCGCCGCGCTGCGGGCCGCGCTCGACGGGGCCACCGGCGCGGAGCTGCGGCTGGACGCCATGCTGCGGCTCGGGCCGTACGGCGCGTGGGGTGGACGGCTGCCGTACGGCGGTGACGCGCTGTCGCTGGCGACGCTGCGCGCGCACCCGCACGGGCTGGACCTCGGGCCGCTGCGGCCACGGCTCGCCGAGGTGCTGCGTACCGCGTCGGGGACGGTGGAGCTGGCCCCCGGGCCGATCCTGGCGGACGTGGCGCGGCTGCGGGAGGCGCTCACGCGGGAGGCGAGCCCGTTCGTGCTGATCGGCCGGCGGCACCTGCGGTCCAACAACAGCTGGATGCACAATGTGGCACCGCTGGTCGGCGGCAGCAACCGGTGCACGCTCCAGATCCACCCCGACGACGCCGCCGAGCTCGGGCTGGCGGGGACGGCGGTCGTGCGGTCCGCCACCGGGGAGCTGACCGTCGCGGTGGAGCCGACCGACACGATCATGCGCGGGGTGGTGAGCCTGCCGCACGGCTGGGGCCACGCCGGGACCACGCAGGCGGTGGCGGCCGGCCACGCCGGGGTGAGCGCCAACGTGCTGACCGACGCGTCCCGGGTGGACCCGCTGTCGGGTAACGCGGTGTTCAACGGGGTGCCGGTCACCCTCACCCCCGCCTGA
- a CDS encoding SPFH domain-containing protein yields the protein MTQLIVAAFVVALSGYAAYRAIRIVPQGQAYVVERLGRYHRTLGPGVNVVVPFADGVRTVVDLREQVVSFPPRPVNTSDNLVISADLVIYYQVTDPRAVTYEIAGFLAAVEQIAVTTLREVVGGMDLDRALASRDEINARLRAALDEVTGRWGVRIDRVELKSIDPPGFVQDAVEKEMRAEREKRASILSAEGRKQSAVLTAEGERQAAVLKARGEAEAAVLRAQAEAEARAMRAKGQADAIAMVFHAIQEGDAEQRSLAYRYLQDFPEAAGTDGRTHSGTHTGTHSGTDGGADLGGRFSVRQDEGPAAR from the coding sequence ATGACTCAGCTCATCGTCGCCGCTTTTGTGGTGGCATTATCCGGTTACGCGGCTTATAGAGCGATTCGCATCGTGCCGCAGGGACAGGCGTACGTCGTCGAGCGCCTCGGCCGGTACCACCGCACGCTCGGACCCGGCGTCAACGTCGTGGTGCCGTTCGCGGACGGTGTGCGCACCGTCGTGGACCTTCGCGAGCAGGTGGTGTCCTTCCCGCCGCGACCGGTGAACACCTCGGACAACCTGGTGATCTCCGCCGACCTGGTGATCTACTACCAGGTCACCGACCCGAGGGCCGTCACGTACGAGATCGCGGGCTTCCTCGCCGCCGTGGAGCAGATTGCGGTGACCACGCTGCGTGAGGTGGTCGGCGGCATGGACCTCGATCGCGCGCTCGCCTCGCGCGACGAGATCAACGCCAGGCTGCGCGCCGCGCTGGACGAGGTGACCGGCCGGTGGGGTGTCCGGATCGACCGCGTGGAGCTCAAGTCGATCGACCCGCCTGGCTTCGTCCAGGACGCGGTGGAGAAGGAGATGCGCGCCGAGCGGGAGAAGCGCGCGTCCATCCTGAGCGCCGAGGGACGCAAGCAGTCCGCCGTCCTGACCGCCGAGGGTGAGCGGCAGGCCGCGGTGCTCAAGGCGCGCGGCGAGGCGGAGGCCGCGGTGCTGCGCGCGCAGGCGGAGGCGGAGGCACGGGCCATGCGCGCCAAGGGGCAGGCCGACGCCATCGCCATGGTGTTCCACGCCATCCAGGAGGGGGATGCCGAGCAGCGGTCGCTGGCGTACCGGTATCTCCAGGACTTTCCCGAGGCCGCCGGGACGGACGGTCGGACGCACAGCGGGACGCACACTGGGACGCACAGTGGGACGGACGGCGGTGCGGACCTCGGCGGCCGGTTCTCGGTGCGGCAGGACGAGGGTCCCGCGGCCCGCTGA
- a CDS encoding alpha/beta fold hydrolase: MRTRRSTPDVTTGRWMGTSPGMDAVTSGTLRVPGARLYYETRGTGQVLLVAQGGEGDARRTGDLVRRLAEHHTVITYDRRGLSRSTLDDPSAPLTMDVHADDACHLLMALAGEPVQIFGSSLGGLLGLVLAVRHPRWIRRLVTHEPPAFTLLPDEERIAAEELIDSLTHTYREEGWAAAFKRLAKITGATTESREPGATLPPPLSKERIANFHYFFTYDVPAMRRCVLTPATLVAAHVPIIPAVGHDTSDRFFDRTCAERIAMALGTTPRVFPGGHNGPTTHPNAFAERLLDVLNR; this comes from the coding sequence GTGCGCACCCGCCGATCCACGCCGGACGTCACCACCGGCCGCTGGATGGGTACGTCCCCCGGTATGGACGCGGTCACCTCAGGGACGCTGCGCGTGCCTGGAGCGCGCCTGTACTACGAGACACGCGGCACCGGCCAGGTGCTGCTCGTGGCGCAAGGCGGCGAAGGCGACGCGCGCCGCACCGGCGACCTGGTGCGGCGCCTCGCCGAGCACCACACGGTCATCACCTACGACCGGCGCGGCCTGTCCCGCAGCACCCTCGACGACCCCTCCGCGCCGCTCACCATGGACGTCCACGCCGACGACGCCTGCCACCTGCTCATGGCCCTCGCCGGCGAACCCGTACAGATCTTCGGCTCCAGCCTCGGCGGCCTCCTCGGCCTCGTCCTCGCCGTCCGCCACCCCCGCTGGATCCGCCGCCTCGTCACCCACGAACCCCCCGCGTTCACCCTCCTCCCCGACGAGGAACGCATCGCCGCCGAAGAACTGATCGACAGCCTGACGCACACCTACCGGGAGGAAGGCTGGGCCGCGGCCTTCAAAAGACTCGCCAAGATCACCGGCGCCACCACAGAAAGCAGGGAACCCGGCGCCACCCTCCCGCCACCCCTGTCCAAGGAACGCATCGCCAACTTCCACTACTTCTTCACCTACGACGTCCCCGCCATGCGCCGCTGCGTCCTGACCCCCGCGACCCTGGTCGCCGCACACGTCCCCATCATCCCCGCCGTCGGCCATGACACCTCCGACCGCTTCTTCGACCGCACCTGCGCCGAACGCATCGCCATGGCCCTGGGCACCACCCCCCGTGTCTTCCCCGGCGGACACAACGGCCCCACCACCCACCCGAACGCCTTCGCCGAACGCCTCCTTGACGTCCTCAACCGCTGA
- a CDS encoding Rieske 2Fe-2S domain-containing protein yields the protein MEETSNSINSRRRTLRETLGLGRRSLPDGLTERLQHLSALDRVTQGLAKGVRQVLPAGHPLRDLLHGVPTGHPLHPPLATVSLGCWTATAVLDVIDADPRATRAVLATGVMSALPTAAAGIADWSVLHREQQRVGFVHSLINLAALGLYTGSLWMRATGRHNAGRTMGFLGLAAAGVGGFLGGHLAYRMTAGPSHAETLTHLVPLGWHDLCRLWDLPDGRPVTRRLGYIQLFVLRHGAHVKVLADHCSHLAGPLHQGRLVLEKDEACVVCPWHGSVFRIEDGAVLHGPATAPQPAFEVNVRGDGVVQVRPRQS from the coding sequence GTGGAGGAAACTTCGAATTCGATCAACTCGCGGCGCCGGACGCTCCGGGAGACCCTGGGGCTCGGACGCAGGTCGCTGCCGGACGGGCTCACCGAGCGTCTGCAGCACCTGAGCGCACTGGACCGGGTCACCCAGGGCCTGGCCAAAGGCGTACGCCAGGTGCTACCGGCCGGCCATCCCCTGCGCGACCTGCTGCACGGTGTGCCGACCGGCCACCCGCTGCATCCGCCGCTCGCCACGGTCAGCCTGGGCTGCTGGACCGCCACGGCCGTGCTCGATGTCATCGACGCCGATCCCCGCGCCACCCGGGCCGTCCTCGCCACCGGCGTCATGAGCGCGCTGCCGACGGCCGCCGCGGGGATCGCCGACTGGTCGGTGCTGCACCGCGAGCAGCAACGGGTGGGCTTCGTCCACTCCTTGATCAACCTCGCCGCGCTCGGCCTGTACACCGGCTCGCTGTGGATGCGCGCGACCGGCCGCCACAACGCGGGCCGCACCATGGGCTTCCTCGGCCTGGCCGCCGCCGGAGTGGGGGGTTTCCTCGGGGGCCACCTGGCCTACCGCATGACCGCGGGCCCGTCCCACGCGGAGACGCTGACCCATCTGGTCCCGCTGGGGTGGCACGACCTGTGCCGCCTGTGGGACCTGCCTGACGGACGTCCCGTGACGCGCCGCCTCGGCTACATCCAGTTGTTCGTCCTGCGCCACGGCGCGCACGTGAAGGTCCTCGCCGACCACTGCTCCCACCTCGCGGGCCCGTTGCACCAGGGCAGGCTGGTCCTGGAGAAGGACGAGGCCTGTGTGGTGTGCCCCTGGCACGGCAGCGTCTTCCGCATCGAGGACGGCGCGGTGCTGCACGGCCCCGCCACCGCTCCGCAGCCGGCCTTCGAGGTCAACGTGCGGGGGGACGGCGTCGTGCAGGTGCGTCCCCGGCAGAGCTGA
- a CDS encoding ABC transporter ATP-binding protein, with amino-acid sequence MGGQVLRLQDVAVRRDGAALLRGIDWTVEEDERWVVIGPNGAGKTTLLQVAAALLYPSDGSVEILGETLGKTDVFELRPRIGLASASIAERVPSDEKVIDLVLTASYAILGRYNEEYESGDVTRAVELIDQLGCAHLIRRKFGTLSEGERKRVQIARAMMPDPELLLLDEPAAGLDLGGREDLVRRLSALAYDAKAPAMVLVTHHVEEVPSGFTHVLLLRHGSVVAQGPIEYVMTADNLSRTFGVPLSLETSADGRWYARALPG; translated from the coding sequence ATGGGTGGTCAGGTGCTTCGGCTCCAGGATGTCGCCGTCCGCAGAGATGGCGCCGCTCTGTTGCGGGGCATCGACTGGACCGTCGAGGAGGACGAGCGCTGGGTCGTGATCGGCCCCAACGGCGCGGGGAAGACGACGCTGCTGCAGGTCGCCGCGGCGTTGCTGTACCCGAGTGACGGCTCGGTCGAGATCCTCGGGGAGACGCTCGGCAAGACCGACGTGTTCGAGCTGCGGCCCCGCATCGGGCTGGCGAGCGCGTCGATCGCCGAGCGCGTGCCGTCGGACGAGAAGGTCATCGATCTGGTTCTCACGGCGTCGTACGCCATCCTCGGCCGCTACAACGAGGAATACGAGTCGGGGGACGTGACGCGCGCGGTGGAGCTGATCGATCAGCTCGGCTGCGCTCACCTGATCAGGCGCAAGTTCGGCACCCTGTCGGAGGGTGAGCGCAAAAGGGTGCAGATCGCTCGTGCGATGATGCCGGACCCCGAGTTGCTGCTCCTGGACGAGCCGGCCGCCGGCCTGGACCTCGGAGGCCGGGAGGATCTCGTGCGGCGCCTGTCCGCGCTGGCGTACGACGCCAAAGCGCCGGCGATGGTGCTGGTGACCCACCACGTCGAGGAGGTGCCGAGCGGGTTCACGCACGTGCTGCTGCTGCGGCACGGCTCGGTGGTGGCGCAGGGGCCGATCGAGTACGTGATGACCGCGGACAATCTGTCCCGCACCTTCGGCGTGCCGCTGAGCCTGGAGACCAGCGCGGACGGCCGGTGGTACGCACGCGCGCTGCCGGGCTGA
- a CDS encoding TetR family transcriptional regulator: MKSVTALRSDQCDDDQQQPLRRRPAQRRSARRVERMLDACAELLDEAGYDALSTTRIAERASVAIGSVYQFFPDKRAVTVALTQRNVELFIARVGRRFMIEQYDRWWHAVDAIIDEYVDMHRTVPGFRALRFGDAVDLNLLDSASENNMVIAARLRELLLADFGMADSEELDLSLTVAVEAGGAVLALAFRRDPQGAQPLIDEAKRLIREYLSSQLKSMQRARRRAGLEAVTADR, encoded by the coding sequence ATGAAGTCTGTGACAGCCCTGCGATCCGACCAATGCGACGACGACCAGCAGCAACCCCTGCGCCGGCGCCCCGCACAGCGCCGCAGCGCGCGCCGGGTCGAGCGCATGCTCGACGCCTGCGCCGAGCTGCTCGACGAGGCGGGCTACGACGCGCTGTCCACCACGCGCATCGCCGAGCGCGCCTCGGTGGCGATCGGCTCGGTCTACCAGTTCTTCCCCGACAAACGGGCCGTCACGGTCGCGCTGACCCAGCGCAACGTCGAGCTGTTCATCGCCAGGGTCGGCCGCCGCTTCATGATCGAGCAGTACGACCGCTGGTGGCACGCCGTGGACGCCATCATCGACGAGTACGTCGACATGCATAGGACCGTTCCAGGTTTCCGCGCGCTGCGGTTCGGTGACGCCGTCGACCTCAACCTCCTCGACTCCGCGTCGGAGAACAACATGGTCATCGCCGCGCGCTTACGCGAGCTCCTGCTCGCCGACTTCGGCATGGCCGACAGCGAGGAGCTCGACCTGTCCCTCACCGTCGCCGTCGAGGCCGGTGGCGCCGTGCTCGCCCTCGCGTTCCGCCGCGACCCCCAGGGGGCCCAGCCCCTGATCGACGAAGCCAAACGCCTCATCCGCGAATACCTCTCGAGCCAGCTCAAGTCCATGCAACGCGCCAGGCGCCGCGCCGGCCTGGAGGCCGTCACCGCCGACCGCTAG
- a CDS encoding CapA family protein, which translates to MLATSVVAAAAACSPAESASPDGDKGSGSSATAGATRTPQAARPKPFTIAFGGDTHFEGVLRGRLANPRTALGPISSVLKRADLAMINLETAITTGGTPAPGKQFTFRAPPSALTALKAAGVDVASMANNHGMDYMQSGLRDSLAAIRRAKFPVVGIGRNAAEAYKPYRRTVNGNRVAIIGATQVLDSEFIQSWTATSTQGGLASAKDEDRLIQAVRQARKTSDTVIVHLHWGTELQGCPNPAQRSLAPKLIAAGADVIIGGHAHILLGSGYLRGRYVNYGMGNFVFYNSGPQTGATGVLTLTIQGRKVLKDQWTPARITGGIPVPLTGQARQSAISSWKGLRSCAGLSPDP; encoded by the coding sequence ATGCTCGCGACGTCCGTCGTCGCCGCGGCCGCGGCATGTTCCCCTGCCGAGTCGGCGTCACCCGACGGTGACAAGGGCTCCGGCTCCTCCGCCACCGCAGGCGCCACCCGCACCCCGCAGGCGGCCCGGCCCAAGCCGTTCACCATCGCCTTCGGCGGCGACACCCACTTCGAAGGCGTCCTGCGGGGCCGGCTCGCCAACCCCCGCACCGCGCTCGGCCCCATCTCCTCGGTGCTGAAGCGCGCCGACCTCGCCATGATCAACCTGGAGACCGCCATCACCACCGGCGGCACCCCCGCGCCAGGCAAGCAGTTCACCTTCCGCGCGCCGCCGAGCGCGCTCACCGCGCTCAAGGCCGCCGGCGTGGACGTCGCCTCCATGGCCAACAACCACGGCATGGACTACATGCAGTCCGGCCTGCGCGACTCCCTCGCCGCGATCCGCCGCGCCAAGTTCCCCGTCGTCGGCATCGGCAGAAACGCCGCGGAGGCCTACAAGCCGTACCGCCGCACCGTCAACGGCAACCGCGTCGCGATCATCGGCGCCACCCAGGTGCTGGACTCGGAGTTCATCCAGTCGTGGACCGCGACGTCCACGCAAGGCGGCCTCGCGTCCGCCAAGGACGAGGACCGGCTCATCCAGGCCGTACGCCAGGCGCGCAAGACGTCCGACACCGTGATCGTGCACCTGCACTGGGGCACCGAACTGCAAGGATGCCCCAACCCGGCGCAGCGGAGCCTCGCGCCGAAGCTGATCGCCGCAGGCGCGGACGTCATCATCGGCGGCCACGCGCACATCCTGCTCGGCAGCGGCTACCTGCGCGGCCGGTACGTCAACTACGGCATGGGGAACTTCGTCTTCTACAACTCCGGCCCGCAGACCGGCGCCACCGGGGTGCTCACCCTCACCATCCAGGGCCGCAAGGTGCTCAAGGACCAGTGGACCCCGGCCCGCATCACCGGCGGCATCCCTGTCCCGCTCACCGGCCAGGCGCGCCAGTCCGCCATCTCCTCCTGGAAGGGTCTGCGGTCCTGCGCCGGGCTGTCCCCCGACCCCTGA